Proteins from a genomic interval of Pantoea deleyi:
- a CDS encoding filamentous hemagglutinin N-terminal domain-containing protein, with product MKNEKLNVLYLSAVAALFSNPALAGLNNYTQSNGTAVININKADANGLSHNTYQNFNVTRDGLVLNNSITDLVRENGNISRNSNLDKPAKVILNEVISDNASSLNGFIEVAGQKADVIIANPNGIACSGCGFINTRNATLTTGIPAFTDGKLTAIDVDKGMLTIRDQSLKGADYTTLLAQKIAIQGQVDTGNLRAVAGQFTYYTDTARVTPNGNHRVQGNSIDISALGGVTAGLISLHTTEAGAGVNNHGVLNGSSLAISSSGLLTNNGTMKARENIALSSAGELENRGDILSQGNLAAKGNSGLTNTGSLQGVNVSLESGKNIGLLSGDITARSNIALLSAGNIENHGDILSQHNLSARSDGGLTSTGSLQGENVILESGKNISFMSGKVTAKGNVALSAAGDIENRSDMTSQRNFSVQAKNRLINHGSMRGVMVSLNAGKEIALLSGDVTATASASLSADRVNNAAAFRSVNAYITSQDFRNAGSMMSDGMFIITGSQTLSNSGSLEGSILTLSSRKKVDNTSQGNLRANILSINSPKMKSVKDLGGNYNASMVTFR from the coding sequence ATGAAAAATGAAAAACTTAATGTGCTCTACCTGTCTGCGGTCGCTGCACTTTTTAGCAATCCTGCGCTCGCCGGGCTGAACAACTATACACAATCAAATGGCACTGCTGTCATTAATATCAATAAAGCAGATGCCAATGGTCTTTCACACAATACGTATCAGAACTTTAATGTCACCCGTGATGGCCTGGTACTCAACAATAGCATCACCGATTTGGTTCGCGAAAATGGAAATATTTCGCGCAACAGCAATCTGGACAAACCCGCTAAAGTCATTCTGAACGAGGTTATTTCTGACAATGCCTCCTCACTCAATGGTTTTATTGAAGTCGCAGGTCAAAAAGCGGATGTTATTATCGCCAACCCTAATGGTATTGCCTGCTCGGGCTGTGGCTTTATTAATACCCGCAATGCCACTCTTACCACGGGTATACCCGCCTTTACCGATGGAAAGCTGACGGCTATTGATGTCGATAAAGGCATGCTTACGATCAGGGATCAGAGTCTTAAAGGCGCAGATTACACCACCCTGCTGGCACAAAAGATCGCGATTCAGGGTCAGGTGGACACCGGTAATCTGAGAGCAGTGGCTGGTCAGTTCACCTACTACACTGACACTGCCCGGGTCACTCCTAACGGAAATCATCGGGTTCAGGGTAATAGTATCGATATCAGTGCACTGGGAGGGGTTACCGCAGGGCTAATTTCTCTGCACACAACGGAAGCGGGTGCTGGCGTCAATAATCATGGCGTGCTCAATGGCAGTAGTCTGGCTATCTCCTCTTCTGGCTTGTTAACAAATAACGGCACGATGAAGGCCAGGGAAAATATCGCTCTTTCATCAGCCGGTGAATTGGAAAACCGCGGCGATATTCTTTCTCAGGGTAATCTGGCAGCCAAAGGCAATAGCGGCCTGACTAACACCGGATCGCTGCAGGGAGTAAATGTCAGTCTCGAAAGCGGGAAAAATATCGGTCTCCTGTCGGGTGACATCACCGCCAGAAGCAACATTGCTCTTTTGTCAGCCGGTAACATTGAAAACCACGGCGATATTCTTTCTCAGCATAATCTGTCAGCCAGAAGCGATGGCGGGCTGACCAGCACCGGATCGCTGCAGGGGGAAAATGTCATTCTCGAAAGCGGAAAAAATATCAGTTTCATGTCAGGTAAGGTGACGGCGAAAGGCAACGTTGCGCTTTCGGCAGCCGGCGATATTGAAAACCGTAGCGACATGACGTCGCAGAGAAATTTCTCAGTACAAGCGAAAAACAGGCTGATTAATCATGGTTCCATGCGGGGGGTTATGGTGTCGCTCAATGCGGGCAAGGAGATAGCGCTGTTATCCGGTGACGTCACCGCCACGGCGTCGGCCTCTCTTTCTGCCGATCGCGTGAATAACGCCGCCGCTTTCCGCAGTGTGAATGCCTATATCACCAGTCAGGACTTCCGGAATGCAGGCAGCATGATGTCAGACGGTATGTTCATCATCACAGGATCGCAGACCCTCTCCAACAGCGGCAGCCTGGAAGGGAGCATATTAACGCTGTCATCCAGAAAGAAGGTGGATAACACCTCTCAGGGCAACCTCCGCGCGAATATTCTTTCTATTAACTCACCGAAGATGAAATCCGTTAAAGATCTCGGTGGTAATTACAACGCCAGCATGGTGACGTTCAGATAG
- a CDS encoding ShlB/FhaC/HecB family hemolysin secretion/activation protein → MLFNFKLTLNPHGLVILIVLMWTVIFPVGASAGSAPSLQNEQTNAIQQDRVRREHLIPAPKLAPSEQQQFRPEIIHFPPEKNCYFIRRVLITQDSQHLYLGKLRYFTAQAEGRCMGISGIKLLAKTLQNEIIRAGYITARVDLPDQNLSDGELNFYIYAGKVGKIVLNPSGDNYINLNSTLPFKEGDVLTLSDLEQGSLNLQRVPGSRVKVSLVPGSGKGESDIYIQREQDKFWQVGAWLNDAGSATTGRYQGGAALYLNNITSFSDTLYFSYGHDISAAHRKRGNQNTSLGYAIPWGYWWLDLYASQSDYRQSVTGNWTSWALDNRNRFYSAQLNRLLSRTVHQTSTAGLQIFNVESRYSLDGVDLISMHKKNAGWKAVLQHHLHNDNAGLITTLSYQRKMPWFNSSHTPEQEYGLIDTQGRIVTLDLEGSVNFQVRDSWLNYSPHFSLQYSPDTLSSLSRFSLANRWTVRGFDGEKALQDNRGWYWRNDLRWIFPDKPLQPYIGIDAGQVYGNENQKYYTGKTVAGSVAGLRGTRLQTHFDLFAGMPLTKPQNFHTDPLTLGFSLQWKY, encoded by the coding sequence ATGTTATTTAATTTTAAATTAACGTTAAATCCGCATGGCTTAGTGATTCTCATTGTTCTTATGTGGACCGTTATTTTTCCTGTTGGCGCCAGCGCCGGATCTGCGCCTTCGTTACAGAATGAGCAAACAAATGCGATTCAGCAGGACAGGGTACGCAGAGAACATTTAATCCCTGCGCCAAAGCTGGCACCGTCTGAGCAGCAGCAATTCAGGCCAGAAATAATTCACTTCCCGCCTGAAAAGAACTGCTATTTTATCCGGAGAGTTTTAATCACTCAGGATAGCCAACACCTTTACCTCGGAAAATTACGTTATTTCACTGCTCAGGCAGAGGGGCGGTGTATGGGAATTTCGGGTATCAAATTACTGGCAAAAACGCTGCAGAATGAGATTATCCGGGCAGGGTATATCACCGCCCGTGTTGACCTGCCCGATCAGAATCTTTCTGATGGAGAATTAAATTTTTATATTTATGCAGGCAAAGTCGGGAAAATAGTTCTTAACCCATCGGGCGATAATTATATTAATTTAAACAGCACCTTGCCGTTTAAAGAAGGGGATGTGCTGACGCTCAGCGATCTTGAACAGGGCAGCCTGAATCTTCAGCGAGTACCCGGCTCGCGGGTTAAGGTCAGTCTGGTGCCGGGCAGTGGCAAAGGCGAAAGTGACATCTATATCCAGCGTGAACAGGATAAGTTCTGGCAAGTGGGCGCATGGCTTAATGATGCCGGTTCGGCGACAACCGGCCGCTATCAGGGTGGTGCCGCGCTTTATTTAAATAACATCACATCATTCAGCGATACGCTGTATTTCTCTTACGGCCACGATATTTCCGCTGCGCACAGGAAAAGAGGTAACCAGAACACATCGCTTGGCTACGCCATTCCCTGGGGTTACTGGTGGCTCGATCTCTATGCAAGTCAGAGTGATTATCGGCAGTCTGTTACAGGGAACTGGACATCATGGGCGCTGGATAACAGGAACCGCTTTTACAGCGCTCAACTTAATCGCCTGCTATCACGCACTGTCCATCAGACCAGCACGGCTGGCCTGCAAATCTTCAACGTCGAATCACGTTATTCTCTGGATGGTGTGGATCTTATCAGCATGCATAAAAAAAATGCGGGCTGGAAAGCTGTTTTGCAGCATCACCTCCATAACGATAATGCGGGTCTGATAACCACACTGAGCTATCAGAGAAAGATGCCCTGGTTTAACAGCAGCCATACACCTGAACAGGAGTATGGGCTTATTGATACGCAAGGGCGGATCGTGACGCTTGATCTTGAAGGCTCGGTCAACTTTCAGGTTCGCGATAGCTGGCTGAACTACTCTCCCCATTTCAGTCTGCAATACTCACCCGACACGCTCTCTTCTTTAAGCCGCTTTTCGCTGGCGAATCGCTGGACGGTACGAGGTTTTGATGGCGAAAAGGCGCTTCAGGATAACAGGGGATGGTACTGGCGAAATGATCTCCGCTGGATTTTTCCCGATAAGCCTCTTCAGCCTTATATCGGTATTGACGCAGGTCAGGTCTATGGCAATGAAAATCAGAAGTACTACACAGGAAAAACGGTCGCAGGCAGTGTGGCTGGCCTGCGAGGAACACGCCTTCAGACCCATTTCGATCTTTTTGCCGGTATGCCTCTGACGAAGCCGCAGAACTTTCACACCGATCCACTGACGCTGGGTTTCTCATTGCAATGGAAATATTAA
- the metJ gene encoding met regulon transcriptional regulator MetJ: MAEWNGEYISPYAEHGKKSEQVKKITVSIPLSVLKILTDERTRRQVNNLRHATNSELLCEAFLHAFTGQPLPDDVDLRKERSDEIPEEAKAIMRQMGVDPDTWEY; the protein is encoded by the coding sequence ATGGCTGAATGGAACGGCGAATATATCAGCCCGTACGCTGAGCACGGTAAGAAGAGCGAGCAGGTCAAGAAGATAACGGTTTCTATCCCCTTGAGCGTGCTGAAGATTTTAACGGATGAGCGTACCCGTCGTCAGGTGAACAACCTGCGCCACGCGACCAACAGCGAACTGCTTTGCGAAGCCTTCTTACATGCTTTCACGGGCCAGCCGCTGCCGGATGATGTCGACCTGCGTAAAGAGCGCAGCGATGAGATCCCGGAAGAGGCAAAAGCGATCATGCGCCAGATGGGCGTCGATCCGGACACCTGGGAATATTAA
- the metB gene encoding cystathionine gamma-synthase, translated as MTRKPATIAVRSGLNDDEQYGCVVPPIHLSTTYNFLDFNEPRAHDYSRRGNPTRDVVQRTLAELEGGAGAVLTNTGMSAIHLVSTVFLKPGDLLIAPHDCYGGSYRLFDSLSKRGAYRVKFVDQGDPVALQAALDEKPRLVLIESPSNPLLRVVDISGICAAARAAGAVSVVDNTFMSPALQNPLALGADLVIHSCTKYLNGHSDVVAGAVIARDPQHATDLAWWANNIGVTSAAFDSYLLLRGIRTLAPRIAAAQRNALAIVAYLQQQKRVKKLYHPSLPENAGHEYAVRQQRGFGAMLSFEVDGDEALLRRFLKALRLFTLAESLGGVESLISHTATMTHAGMSAEARAAAGISDTLLRVSVGIEDHEDLIADLDNAFRIAAEG; from the coding sequence ATGACGCGTAAACCGGCAACCATCGCAGTACGCAGCGGTCTGAATGATGACGAGCAGTATGGCTGCGTTGTCCCGCCCATCCACCTCTCGACCACCTATAACTTCCTGGACTTCAATGAGCCGCGCGCGCATGACTACTCCCGTCGCGGTAACCCGACGCGTGATGTTGTTCAGCGCACGCTGGCGGAACTGGAAGGGGGCGCGGGTGCGGTATTAACCAATACCGGGATGTCGGCGATTCATCTGGTGAGCACCGTGTTCCTGAAGCCTGGCGATCTGCTGATCGCGCCACACGACTGCTACGGCGGCAGCTACCGGCTGTTTGACAGCCTGAGCAAGCGCGGGGCCTATCGGGTGAAATTTGTCGATCAGGGCGATCCGGTGGCGCTGCAGGCGGCACTGGATGAAAAACCCCGTCTGGTACTGATTGAGAGCCCCAGCAATCCGCTGCTGCGCGTGGTCGATATCAGCGGAATCTGCGCGGCGGCACGCGCGGCGGGTGCCGTCAGCGTCGTGGACAATACCTTTATGAGCCCGGCCCTGCAGAACCCGCTGGCGCTGGGAGCCGATCTGGTCATCCACTCCTGCACCAAATACCTGAATGGTCACTCCGATGTGGTCGCGGGGGCGGTGATTGCCCGCGATCCGCAGCACGCGACCGATCTGGCCTGGTGGGCGAACAATATCGGCGTGACCAGCGCGGCGTTTGACAGTTATCTGTTGCTGCGCGGGATTCGTACACTCGCACCACGAATTGCGGCGGCGCAACGAAATGCCCTCGCGATTGTGGCATATCTGCAGCAGCAGAAACGGGTGAAAAAGTTGTATCATCCTTCGCTGCCGGAAAACGCCGGACACGAATATGCGGTGCGTCAGCAGCGCGGCTTTGGTGCCATGCTGAGTTTTGAGGTCGACGGTGATGAAGCGCTGCTGCGTCGCTTCCTGAAAGCGTTGCGGCTGTTTACGCTGGCCGAATCGCTGGGCGGCGTAGAGAGCCTGATCTCCCATACCGCCACCATGACGCACGCGGGGATGTCAGCAGAAGCGCGCGCGGCAGCGGGTATTTCCGATACGCTGCTGCGGGTTTCTGTTGGCATCGAAGATCACGAAGATTTAATAGCCGATCTGGATAATGCATTCCGGATCGCAGCCGAGGGTTAA
- a CDS encoding bifunctional aspartate kinase/homoserine dehydrogenase II, with the protein MMISAGAGTPDIRQLHKFGGSSLADARCYQRVASIMADYSQPGDLMVVSAAGSTTNQLISWLKLSQSDRLSAHQVQQALRRYQSELISALLPAEVAEPLISAFIRDLEKLAALLDAPITDAVYAEVVGHGEIWSARLMSAVLSQRDLQACWLDAREFLRAERAAQPQVDEGKSWPLLQTLLAQHPHKRIVVTGFISRNDAGETVLLGRNGSDYSATQIGALAGVGRVTIWSDVAGVYSADPRKVSDACLLPLLRLDEASELARLAAPVLHTRTLQPVSGSDIDLQLRCSYQPEQGSTRIERVLASGTGARIVTSHDDVCLIEIQLPEQHDFAILHKEIDLLLKRAQLRPLAFGVHPDRQLLQLCYTSEVVNSAFTLLQDAGLPGHLQLRDGLALVALVGAGVTRNPLHTHRFWQQLKDQPIEFIWQSEEHISVVAVLRVGPTRHLIQGLHQSLFRAEKRIGLMLFGKGNIGSRWLELFAREQESLSARTGFEFLLAGVADSRRSLLSYEGLDASRALAFFDDEAVERDEESLFLWMRAHPFDDLVVLDVTASTPLAQQYLDFASHGFHVISANKVAGASDSQTWRQIRDAFTKTGRHWLYNATVGAGLPINYTVRDLRDSGDTILAISGIFSGTLSWLFLQFDGTVPFTELVDQAWQQGLTEPDPRADLSGQDVMRKLVILAREAGYNIEPDQVRVESLVPDNCQQGSVDHFFENGEELNEQMLQRLEAAQEMDLVLRYVARFDANGKARVGIEAVRPEHPLASLLPCDNVFAIESRWYRDNPLVIRGPGAGRDVTAGAIQSDINRLAQLL; encoded by the coding sequence ATGATGATTTCAGCAGGCGCGGGAACGCCAGATATCCGGCAGTTGCACAAGTTTGGCGGCAGCAGCCTGGCGGATGCACGCTGCTATCAGCGCGTTGCCAGCATTATGGCGGACTACAGCCAGCCGGGCGATCTGATGGTGGTTTCCGCCGCCGGCTCAACCACCAACCAGCTCATTAGCTGGCTGAAGCTGAGCCAGAGCGATCGGCTCTCTGCGCACCAGGTGCAACAGGCATTACGGCGCTACCAGAGCGAACTGATTAGTGCGCTCCTGCCTGCTGAGGTTGCGGAACCCTTAATCAGCGCGTTTATCCGCGATCTGGAGAAACTGGCTGCGCTGCTGGATGCGCCGATTACCGATGCGGTCTACGCCGAGGTGGTCGGGCATGGTGAAATCTGGTCGGCGCGCCTGATGTCCGCGGTGCTGAGCCAGCGCGATCTGCAGGCCTGCTGGCTGGATGCGCGTGAGTTCCTGCGGGCGGAACGTGCTGCTCAGCCGCAGGTGGATGAAGGCAAATCCTGGCCGCTGCTGCAGACGTTGCTGGCGCAACATCCTCACAAGCGCATCGTGGTCACCGGATTTATCAGCCGCAACGACGCTGGTGAAACGGTGCTGCTGGGCCGTAACGGCTCCGATTATTCCGCCACGCAGATTGGTGCGCTGGCGGGTGTCGGCCGTGTCACCATCTGGAGCGACGTGGCGGGCGTCTACAGCGCCGATCCCCGTAAAGTTTCGGATGCCTGCCTGCTGCCGCTGTTGAGGCTGGACGAGGCCAGCGAGCTGGCGCGTCTGGCGGCTCCGGTGCTGCATACCCGTACCCTGCAGCCGGTCTCCGGCAGCGATATCGACCTGCAACTGCGCTGCAGCTATCAGCCGGAGCAGGGGTCGACCCGTATCGAGCGCGTTCTGGCCTCCGGAACCGGCGCACGGATTGTCACCAGTCACGATGATGTCTGCCTGATCGAGATTCAGCTTCCGGAGCAGCATGACTTCGCGATTCTGCATAAAGAGATCGACCTGCTGCTGAAGCGTGCGCAGCTGCGTCCGCTGGCGTTTGGCGTACATCCGGATCGTCAGCTTCTGCAACTCTGCTATACCTCCGAAGTGGTTAACAGCGCCTTTACGCTGCTGCAGGACGCGGGTTTACCGGGACATCTGCAACTGCGCGACGGCCTGGCGCTGGTGGCGCTGGTTGGCGCAGGCGTTACCCGCAATCCGCTGCATACCCATCGCTTCTGGCAGCAGTTAAAAGATCAGCCGATTGAGTTCATCTGGCAGTCAGAAGAGCACATCAGCGTGGTGGCAGTGCTGCGCGTCGGGCCGACCCGGCATCTGATCCAGGGACTGCATCAGTCGCTGTTTCGCGCGGAAAAGCGTATCGGCCTGATGCTGTTTGGCAAAGGCAACATCGGTTCGCGCTGGCTGGAGCTGTTTGCCCGCGAACAGGAGTCGCTGTCAGCGCGTACCGGCTTTGAGTTTCTGCTGGCGGGCGTGGCGGACAGCCGTCGCAGCCTGCTGAGCTATGAGGGGCTGGATGCCAGCCGGGCGCTCGCCTTCTTTGATGATGAGGCGGTGGAGCGCGATGAGGAGTCGCTGTTCCTCTGGATGCGCGCTCATCCGTTTGACGATCTGGTCGTGCTGGATGTCACCGCCAGCACCCCGCTGGCGCAGCAGTATCTCGACTTCGCCAGCCACGGTTTCCACGTCATCAGTGCCAACAAGGTGGCGGGGGCCTCCGACAGCCAGACATGGCGGCAGATCCGCGATGCCTTTACCAAAACCGGGCGTCACTGGCTCTATAACGCGACGGTGGGTGCAGGTCTGCCGATCAACTACACCGTGCGCGATCTGCGCGACAGCGGCGATACCATTCTGGCGATCAGCGGGATCTTCTCCGGGACGCTCTCCTGGCTGTTCCTGCAGTTTGATGGCACTGTGCCCTTTACCGAGCTGGTGGACCAGGCGTGGCAGCAGGGATTGACCGAGCCCGATCCGCGCGCTGACCTTTCCGGTCAGGATGTGATGCGCAAGCTGGTGATCCTGGCGCGTGAGGCGGGCTACAACATCGAACCGGATCAGGTGCGGGTGGAGTCGCTGGTGCCTGATAACTGTCAGCAGGGGTCGGTTGATCACTTCTTTGAAAACGGTGAAGAGCTGAACGAACAGATGCTGCAGCGACTGGAAGCCGCGCAGGAGATGGATCTGGTGCTGCGTTACGTCGCCCGCTTTGACGCCAACGGCAAGGCGCGCGTGGGCATTGAAGCGGTCCGTCCGGAGCATCCGCTGGCGTCCCTGCTGCCGTGCGACAACGTCTTCGCGATCGAGAGCCGCTGGTATCGTGATAATCCGCTGGTGATCCGCGGGCCGGGCGCAGGCCGGGATGTCACCGCCGGCGCTATCCAGTCAGATATTAATCGCCTCGCTCAACTGCTGTAA
- the metF gene encoding methylenetetrahydrofolate reductase, which translates to MSFFHANQREALNQSLAELNGQINVSFEFFPPRTHEMEETLWSSIDRLSSLKPKFVSVTYGANSGERDRTHSIIKGIKDRTGLEAAPHLTCVDATREELRAIAQDYWNNGIRHIVALRGDLPPGSGKPEMYGSDLVSLLKEVGEFDISVAAYPEVHPEAKSAQADLINLKRKIEAGASRAITQFFFDVESYLRFRDRCVATGIDVEIVPGILPVSNFRQLQRFATLTNVRVPGWMHAMFAGLDNDPETRKMVGANIAMDMVKILSREGVKDFHFYTLNRAEMSYAICHTLGVRPAAAAA; encoded by the coding sequence ATGAGTTTCTTTCATGCTAATCAGCGCGAAGCGCTAAACCAGAGCCTGGCAGAGCTGAACGGGCAAATTAATGTCTCCTTCGAGTTCTTCCCGCCCCGTACGCACGAAATGGAAGAGACCCTGTGGAGCTCCATCGATCGCCTGAGCAGCCTCAAGCCGAAATTCGTTTCGGTGACCTACGGCGCGAACTCCGGGGAACGCGACCGCACCCACAGCATCATCAAAGGCATTAAAGATCGGACCGGTCTGGAGGCGGCGCCCCATCTGACCTGTGTCGATGCCACGCGCGAAGAGCTGCGCGCCATCGCTCAGGATTACTGGAACAACGGCATTCGTCATATTGTGGCGCTGCGCGGCGATCTGCCGCCCGGCAGCGGGAAACCGGAGATGTATGGCAGCGATCTGGTGTCCTTGCTTAAAGAGGTAGGGGAGTTTGATATCTCCGTCGCCGCCTATCCGGAAGTGCATCCCGAAGCAAAAAGCGCCCAGGCCGACCTGATTAACCTGAAACGTAAAATCGAGGCGGGCGCCAGCCGGGCGATCACCCAGTTCTTCTTCGACGTGGAAAGCTACTTACGTTTTCGCGACCGCTGCGTGGCGACCGGAATTGATGTGGAAATCGTGCCAGGCATCCTGCCGGTCTCTAATTTCCGGCAGCTGCAACGCTTTGCCACGCTGACCAATGTGCGTGTGCCGGGCTGGATGCATGCGATGTTTGCCGGGCTGGATAACGATCCGGAAACGCGCAAAATGGTGGGGGCCAATATCGCCATGGATATGGTGAAAATTCTGTCGCGCGAAGGGGTGAAAGATTTCCACTTCTACACGCTGAACCGGGCCGAGATGAGTTACGCCATCTGTCACACTCTGGGCGTGCGGCCTGCCGCTGCCGCGGCATAA
- the ppc gene encoding phosphoenolpyruvate carboxylase, which produces MNEQYSAMRSNVSMLGKLLGDTIKDALGENILDQVETIRKLSKSSRAGNDTHRKELLNTLQNLSNEELLPVARAFSQFLNLTNVAEQYQTISQSGEGEHHPELLKKTFDTLKQQKEIRESDILAAIESLSLELVLTAHPTEITRRTLIHKLVEVNSCLKQLDHSDVSDYERNQIMRRLRQLVAQAWHTDEIRKYRPTPIDEAKWGFAVVENSLWEGVPAFLRELNEQVEEAFGIRLPVDFVPVQFTSWMGGDRDGNPNVTASITRHVMQLSRWKATDLFLRDIGVLISELSMSECTDEIRELSGDPEALEPYRLILKRMRSQLMSTQSFLEHRLKGERLPRPADLLVSNDQLWDPLFAIYQSLQKCGMGIIANGQLLDTLRRVKCFGVPLVRIDLRQESTRHTEAIAEATRYLGLGDYESWSEADKQAFLIRELNSKRPLLPRNWEPSDETREVLETCRVAAEAPQGSIAAYVISMAKTPSDVLAVHLLLKEAGIGYAMPVAPLFETLDDLNNANDVMSQLLSIDWYRGFIQGKQMVMIGYSDSAKDAGVMAASWAQYQAQDALIKTCEKAGISLTLFHGRGGSIGRGGAPAHAALLSQPPGSLRGGLRVTEQGEMIRFKYGLPEVTIASLSLYTGAILEANLMPPPEPKREWRDIMNQLSADSCAMYRGYVRENADFVPYFRSATPEQELGKLPLGSRPAKRRPTGGVESLRAIPWIFAWTQNRLMLPAWLGAGAALQQAMAAGHQDQLEAMCRDWPFFSTRLGMLEMVFSKADLWLAEYYDQRLVDKSLWPLGKQLRDQLDADIKAVLTIANDSHLMADQPWIAESIALRNVYTDPLNVLQAELLHRSRAQEARGEEPDARVEQALMVTIAGVAAGMRNTG; this is translated from the coding sequence ATGAACGAACAATATTCCGCAATGCGAAGTAATGTCAGTATGCTCGGCAAACTGCTCGGGGATACGATTAAGGATGCACTGGGCGAGAACATCCTCGACCAGGTGGAAACCATCCGTAAGCTCTCCAAGTCATCCCGCGCAGGCAATGACACTCATCGTAAAGAACTGCTCAATACGCTGCAGAACCTCTCCAACGAGGAGCTTCTGCCGGTGGCGCGCGCGTTCAGCCAGTTCCTTAATCTGACCAACGTGGCGGAGCAGTATCAGACCATCTCACAGAGTGGCGAGGGTGAGCACCATCCTGAACTGCTGAAAAAGACCTTTGATACCCTGAAGCAGCAGAAAGAGATTCGTGAAAGCGACATTCTGGCGGCGATTGAGTCGCTGTCGCTGGAGCTGGTGCTGACTGCTCACCCGACCGAAATCACCCGCCGCACGCTGATCCACAAGCTGGTCGAGGTCAACAGCTGCCTGAAGCAACTCGATCACAGCGACGTCTCCGACTACGAACGTAACCAGATTATGCGCCGTCTGCGCCAGCTGGTCGCCCAGGCGTGGCACACCGATGAGATCCGCAAATATCGCCCGACCCCGATCGACGAAGCGAAATGGGGCTTTGCCGTGGTGGAAAACAGCCTGTGGGAAGGCGTTCCGGCTTTCCTGCGTGAGCTGAACGAGCAGGTGGAAGAGGCGTTCGGCATCAGACTGCCGGTCGATTTCGTGCCAGTGCAGTTCACCTCCTGGATGGGCGGCGACCGAGATGGCAACCCGAATGTGACGGCGTCGATTACCCGTCACGTCATGCAGTTGAGCCGCTGGAAAGCCACTGACCTGTTCCTGCGCGACATCGGCGTACTGATCTCTGAGCTGTCGATGTCGGAGTGCACCGACGAGATCCGCGAACTCAGCGGCGATCCGGAAGCGCTGGAACCCTATCGTCTGATCCTGAAGCGCATGCGCAGCCAGCTGATGAGCACCCAGTCGTTCCTGGAGCATCGCCTGAAAGGGGAACGTCTGCCGCGTCCGGCCGATCTGCTGGTGTCTAATGACCAGCTGTGGGATCCGCTGTTCGCCATCTATCAGTCCCTGCAGAAGTGCGGCATGGGCATCATCGCCAACGGCCAGCTGCTTGATACGCTGCGCCGCGTGAAATGTTTTGGCGTGCCGCTGGTGCGTATCGATCTGCGCCAGGAGAGCACCCGTCACACCGAAGCGATTGCGGAAGCGACCCGCTATCTGGGCCTGGGCGACTACGAGAGCTGGTCCGAAGCGGACAAGCAGGCCTTCCTGATCCGCGAACTGAACTCCAAACGTCCGCTGCTGCCCCGCAACTGGGAACCCAGCGACGAGACACGCGAAGTGCTGGAAACCTGTCGCGTCGCGGCCGAAGCACCGCAGGGCTCTATCGCCGCCTACGTGATTTCGATGGCGAAAACCCCTTCTGACGTGCTGGCCGTTCATCTGCTGCTGAAAGAAGCCGGTATCGGCTATGCGATGCCGGTCGCGCCGCTTTTCGAAACGCTGGATGACCTGAACAACGCCAACGATGTGATGAGCCAGCTGCTGAGCATCGACTGGTATCGCGGCTTTATTCAGGGCAAACAGATGGTGATGATTGGCTACTCTGACTCGGCGAAAGATGCCGGGGTGATGGCCGCCAGCTGGGCGCAGTATCAGGCACAGGATGCCCTGATCAAAACCTGCGAGAAAGCCGGGATCTCCCTGACTCTGTTCCACGGACGCGGCGGCAGCATTGGCCGTGGCGGTGCACCTGCTCATGCGGCACTGCTGTCGCAGCCACCGGGCAGCCTGCGTGGCGGCCTGCGCGTGACCGAACAGGGCGAGATGATCCGCTTTAAGTATGGTCTGCCTGAGGTGACCATCGCCAGCCTGTCGCTTTACACCGGTGCGATTCTGGAAGCGAACCTGATGCCGCCGCCGGAGCCGAAACGCGAATGGCGCGACATTATGAATCAGCTCTCGGCTGACTCCTGCGCGATGTACCGCGGTTACGTGCGTGAAAATGCTGACTTCGTGCCCTATTTCCGTTCGGCCACGCCGGAGCAGGAGCTGGGCAAACTGCCGCTGGGCTCGCGTCCGGCCAAACGCCGGCCAACCGGCGGCGTGGAGTCGCTGCGTGCCATTCCGTGGATCTTCGCCTGGACGCAGAACCGCCTGATGCTGCCCGCCTGGCTGGGCGCCGGAGCGGCCCTGCAGCAGGCGATGGCGGCAGGCCATCAGGATCAGCTGGAAGCGATGTGCCGTGACTGGCCCTTCTTCTCTACCCGTCTGGGGATGCTGGAGATGGTCTTCTCGAAAGCGGACCTGTGGCTGGCGGAATATTATGATCAGCGCCTGGTGGATAAATCGCTCTGGCCGCTGGGCAAACAGCTGCGCGATCAGCTTGATGCGGATATCAAAGCGGTGCTGACCATCGCCAACGATTCGCATCTGATGGCTGACCAGCCGTGGATTGCCGAGTCGATCGCGCTGCGTAACGTCTATACCGACCCGCTCAACGTCCTGCAGGCCGAGCTGCTGCATCGTTCACGCGCCCAGGAAGCGCGGGGTGAAGAGCCGGATGCCCGCGTGGAGCAGGCACTGATGGTCACCATCGCCGGCGTTGCCGCCGGGATGCGTAACACCGGTTAA